GCCATACAGATTGGTAGTTTGTCTAATCCTAATGCTTCTAATTCTTTTATTTGTTTTTCACATGCTTTTGTGAAGTTTACTGATCCTGCTCTGTATAGTTCTGTTGCTATTTTTGTTATTTTTTCTTTGATTGATAATTCTACATCATATAGTGGTTTGAAGTCAGATTTTTTGTTTTCACATACTTCTACTACTTTCTTAGCTAATTCTACTCCACCTTCTCCACCTTTTGCCCATACGTCAGAGATTGCTACTTCTGCTCCTAGTGCTTTTACTTTTTCAAACACTAAGTCTAACTCTGCTTGTGTATCTGTTGGGAATGCATTGATTGCTACTACTGATGGTACTCCGAATTTTGCTACGTTTGCTATATGTCTTTCTAAGTTTGCTAATCCTTTTTCTAATGCTTCTAAGTTTTCTTCTCCTAAGTCTGCTTTTGCTACTCCACCATGCATTTTTAATGCTCTTACTGTTGCTACGATTACTGCTGCATCTGGTTTGATTCCTGCATATCTACATTTGATGTCGAAGAATTTCTCCGCTCCTAAGTCTGCTCCGAATCCACCTTCTGTTACTGCATAGTCTCCTATTTTTAATGCTAACTTAGTTGCTAATACACTATTACATCCATGTGCTATATTTGCAAATGGTCCTCCATGGATGAATGCTGGTGTATTTTCTAATGTTTGTACTAGGTTTGGTTTTATTGCATCTTTTAATAGTAATGTTAATGCTCCTTGTGCATTTAAGTCTTTTGCTGTTACTGGTTGACCTTCTACATTATATGCTACTACCATTTTTCCTAGTCTTTCTTTTAAGTCTTCTAGGTCGTTTGCTAAACAAAGTATTGCCATTATTTCTGATGCAACTGTTATGTCAAATCCATCTTGTCTTGGCACTCCTTGTGCTTTTCCACCTAATCCTACTACTATGTTTCTTAGTGAACGGTCATTCATGTCCACTACTCTTTTCCATACGATTCTTCTTGTATCTATTTTTAACTCATTTCCATGATGTAGATGATTGTCTATTAACGCTGCTAATAAGCTGTGTGCTGATGTTATTGCATGGAAGTCTCCTGTAAAGTGTAAGTTGATATCTTCCATTGGCACTACTTGCGCATGTCCACCACCAGCTGCTCCACCTTTTACTCCGAAGCTTGGTCCTAATGATGGCTCTCTTAAAGCTGTTATTGTTTTCTTTCCAATTTTGTTTAAGCCCATGCTTAATCCGATATTTGTTGTTGTTTTTCCTTCTCCTGCTGGAGTTGGACTTATAGCTGTAACTAATACTAATTTTCCGTCTTCTTTGTCTTTTAATTGGTCAAGTAAATCTAATGAAACTTTAGCTTTATACTTACCGTATAACTCTAAATCATCTTCTTTTATACCTAATTTACTTGCAACTTCTGTTATAGGTTGCATCTTAGCTTCTTGAGCTATTTGAATATCTGTTTTCATTAGTCTTTGTCCTCCCTTTGACTTTGGCCAATTATTAAGCCTATGCCTAATTATTTATATATTATTAGTCCATTAAGTGAGTTTCTAAGATTTGGTCTCTTCTGAATTCTTCTAATCCTAAGAAATACTCTAATGAGTTTATGATGTATTCTAATTTGATTGGTCCTACTATTTCTGAACCTGTTACAGCAACTCCGTATCTAGCAGCTTCTCTTTTAACAAATTCAAAAGGTCTGTAAATTGGAGTATTTACACAGTCGAACATGTT
The sequence above is drawn from the Gottschalkia purinilytica genome and encodes:
- a CDS encoding formate--tetrahydrofolate ligase, giving the protein MKTDIQIAQEAKMQPITEVASKLGIKEDDLELYGKYKAKVSLDLLDQLKDKEDGKLVLVTAISPTPAGEGKTTTNIGLSMGLNKIGKKTITALREPSLGPSFGVKGGAAGGGHAQVVPMEDINLHFTGDFHAITSAHSLLAALIDNHLHHGNELKIDTRRIVWKRVVDMNDRSLRNIVVGLGGKAQGVPRQDGFDITVASEIMAILCLANDLEDLKERLGKMVVAYNVEGQPVTAKDLNAQGALTLLLKDAIKPNLVQTLENTPAFIHGGPFANIAHGCNSVLATKLALKIGDYAVTEGGFGADLGAEKFFDIKCRYAGIKPDAAVIVATVRALKMHGGVAKADLGEENLEALEKGLANLERHIANVAKFGVPSVVAINAFPTDTQAELDLVFEKVKALGAEVAISDVWAKGGEGGVELAKKVVEVCENKKSDFKPLYDVELSIKEKITKIATELYRAGSVNFTKACEKQIKELEALGLDKLPICMAKTQYSFSDDPTLLGAPTGFDITIRGLELAAGAGFIVALTGDIMRMPGLPKVPAANRMDVLPNGEIVG